Proteins encoded together in one Rossellomorea sp. y25 window:
- the cysK gene encoding cysteine synthase A, whose protein sequence is MVRVANSISELIGQTPVVKLNRLVDENSADVYLKLEYMNPGSSVKDRIALAMIEAGEAAGTIKPGDTIVEPTSGNTGIGLAMVAAAKGYRALLVMPDTMSMERRNLLRAYGAELVLTPGAEGMGGAIRKAEELSKEKGYFMPQQFKNTANPKVHRETTGPEIVEQMGDQLDAFIAGIGTGGTITGVGEVLKKHYPSIDLYAVEPSDSPVLSGGKPGPHKIQGIGAGFIPEILDTSVYNHVIQVEKDSAFDYARRAAKEEGILGGISSGAAIYAAIEVAKKLGKGKKVLAIIPSNGERYLSTPLYQFDEE, encoded by the coding sequence ATGGTAAGAGTAGCCAATTCAATTTCGGAATTAATAGGTCAGACTCCAGTGGTGAAACTGAATCGATTAGTAGATGAAAATAGTGCGGATGTTTACTTGAAATTAGAATATATGAACCCGGGCAGCTCTGTAAAAGATCGTATCGCATTGGCGATGATTGAAGCAGGTGAAGCCGCAGGTACGATTAAACCTGGGGATACGATTGTTGAGCCGACGAGTGGGAACACGGGTATCGGTTTAGCGATGGTGGCTGCGGCAAAAGGGTACCGTGCCCTACTTGTCATGCCTGACACAATGAGTATGGAGCGACGCAACCTGTTACGTGCTTACGGCGCAGAATTAGTATTAACGCCAGGAGCAGAAGGTATGGGAGGGGCCATTCGCAAAGCTGAAGAGTTATCGAAAGAAAAAGGCTATTTCATGCCGCAGCAATTTAAAAATACAGCCAATCCGAAAGTGCATCGGGAAACAACCGGACCTGAGATCGTCGAGCAAATGGGCGATCAGCTGGATGCCTTCATTGCCGGGATTGGAACAGGTGGTACGATTACAGGTGTGGGGGAAGTGCTGAAGAAGCATTATCCATCCATTGATCTGTATGCGGTGGAGCCGTCAGATTCGCCTGTATTATCAGGGGGTAAACCTGGTCCTCATAAAATCCAAGGAATCGGTGCTGGATTTATCCCTGAGATCTTAGATACGAGTGTATATAATCATGTTATTCAAGTTGAAAAAGATTCGGCCTTCGACTATGCAAGGAGAGCTGCTAAAGAAGAGGGGATCCTGGGCGGGATTTCTTCTGGAGCAGCCATCTATGCAGCCATTGAAGTGGCGAAAAAGTTAGGAAAGGGTAAGAAAGTACTGGCAATCATCCCTAGTAATGGAGAACGCTATTTAAGTACTCCTCTTTACCAATTTGATGAAGAATAA
- the pabB gene encoding aminodeoxychorismate synthase, component I has translation MQHLYFHKNHSTKEQFFAAYEQLSQHQPHHILLESGRGGRYSVAGLQPDVILQSVPDGLLIQSSSGVETINGDPLILLERWMNPLRTKRREDLPDFQGGVIGFLSYDYARKIERLPALGRDDLEIPDLYFYYLEEWVVFDHQENILWTMILSDKEPESAEKNLAKWTSIWTEALSPINEDAEDPVHHETASIEVSMDEEEFSVAVKQIQSYISQGDVFQVNLSVRQSQELKAKPYTVYKMLRELNPSPYMSYIQSPDFQIVSGSPELLVKKKGTEVSTRPIAGTRSRGKDAEEDEKLAFELINNEKERAEHVMLVDLERNDLGRVCQYGTVEVNEFMVIEKYSHVMHIVSNVRGTLDETKTGADLIRSVFPGGTITGAPKVRTMEIIEELEPVRRGIYTGSIGWIGVNGDMELNIVIRTMLVKDGKAHIQAGAGVVIDSNPKYEYKESLKKAKALWVAKARAEGETL, from the coding sequence GTGCAGCACCTATATTTTCATAAAAACCATTCAACCAAAGAACAATTTTTTGCAGCATACGAACAACTTAGTCAACATCAGCCACATCATATTTTGTTAGAAAGTGGACGGGGTGGACGATATAGCGTTGCTGGACTACAACCTGATGTAATTTTACAAAGTGTCCCTGATGGGTTGCTCATACAAAGCTCTTCCGGAGTTGAAACGATAAATGGAGATCCGTTGATTTTGTTGGAAAGGTGGATGAATCCCCTTCGGACGAAAAGAAGAGAGGATCTCCCTGATTTCCAAGGGGGCGTGATCGGGTTCCTTAGTTATGATTATGCAAGAAAGATTGAGAGGCTCCCCGCTTTGGGGCGTGATGACCTGGAGATTCCGGACCTTTATTTCTACTACCTGGAGGAATGGGTAGTCTTCGATCATCAGGAAAATATTTTGTGGACGATGATTCTTTCCGATAAAGAACCGGAATCGGCTGAGAAGAATCTTGCCAAATGGACATCCATTTGGACAGAAGCCCTGTCCCCGATTAATGAGGATGCAGAAGATCCTGTACATCATGAGACGGCGAGCATTGAGGTATCCATGGATGAGGAAGAATTCTCAGTGGCCGTAAAACAAATTCAATCCTATATATCTCAAGGTGATGTTTTTCAGGTGAATTTATCTGTCCGACAATCTCAAGAGTTGAAGGCTAAGCCCTACACGGTATATAAAATGCTTCGGGAATTAAACCCCTCCCCTTACATGAGTTATATTCAAAGCCCGGACTTTCAGATTGTCTCAGGATCACCGGAATTACTAGTAAAGAAAAAAGGAACGGAAGTAAGCACAAGACCAATTGCAGGCACACGCTCGCGTGGAAAAGATGCTGAAGAGGATGAGAAACTTGCTTTTGAGCTGATCAACAACGAAAAAGAAAGAGCAGAGCATGTGATGCTTGTGGACCTGGAACGAAATGACCTGGGCAGGGTGTGCCAATACGGGACAGTTGAAGTGAATGAGTTCATGGTCATCGAAAAATACTCCCACGTCATGCACATCGTTTCGAATGTAAGAGGAACACTAGATGAAACCAAAACGGGAGCGGATTTAATTCGATCTGTTTTTCCTGGTGGAACCATTACGGGAGCTCCTAAAGTGAGAACGATGGAGATCATTGAAGAGCTAGAACCGGTCAGAAGAGGGATTTACACAGGGTCCATTGGCTGGATTGGCGTCAATGGTGATATGGAATTGAATATCGTCATTCGGACGATGCTTGTGAAAGATGGAAAAGCGCATATTCAAGCGGGTGCGGGAGTCGTAATTGATTCTAACCCTAAGTATGAATATAAAGAATCCTTGAAGAAAGCGAAAGCCCTTTGGGTAGCGAAAGCCCGGGCGGAAGGAGAAACCCTATGA
- the pabA gene encoding aminodeoxychorismate/anthranilate synthase component II, with amino-acid sequence MILMVDNYDSFTYNLVQFLGELGEELVVKRNDEITLDEIEALSPDYLMISPGPCSPNEAGVSLEAIRAFAGKIPIFGVCLGHQSIAQVFGGDVVRAERLMHGKVSPMIHDGKTIFKDMPNPFKATRYHSLIVKRETLPECFDISAETEEGEIMGIRHKQLPIEGVQFHPESIMTEQGKQLLLNFLTTYKKIEMVL; translated from the coding sequence ATGATTCTCATGGTTGATAACTACGATTCATTCACCTATAATCTTGTGCAATTTTTAGGAGAGTTAGGGGAAGAGCTGGTCGTGAAACGAAATGACGAGATCACATTAGATGAGATTGAGGCATTGTCTCCCGATTACCTGATGATTTCTCCGGGACCGTGCAGTCCAAATGAAGCGGGTGTGAGCCTCGAGGCGATCCGGGCCTTTGCCGGAAAGATTCCGATTTTCGGCGTTTGCCTGGGTCACCAATCGATTGCCCAGGTTTTCGGAGGGGATGTTGTTCGTGCTGAACGGTTAATGCACGGAAAAGTCTCACCGATGATCCATGACGGGAAAACCATTTTCAAAGACATGCCCAATCCTTTCAAGGCAACAAGATACCATTCCCTGATCGTTAAAAGAGAAACCCTTCCTGAATGCTTTGACATTTCAGCCGAAACGGAAGAAGGGGAGATTATGGGGATCCGTCATAAACAGCTGCCGATCGAAGGGGTGCAGTTCCATCCCGAATCCATCATGACGGAACAAGGGAAACAGCTGCTCCTTAACTTTTTAACGACCTATAAAAAAATCGAGATGGTTTTATAA
- the pabC gene encoding aminodeoxychorismate lyase, which produces MYLYLNGEIVHASEAVISPFDHGYLYGLGVFETFRTYEGHPFLLKDHLKRLSHGLKELNIAADLDEEKIRNAITTLLDKNGLKDAYCRFNISGGAGEIGLQTTPYEDATVILFQKELPPSLPLKEKEGVLLQLRRNTPETGERLKSHHYLNNMAAKREIGPSPHREGIFLTKEGYLCEGITSNLFWVKNAELYTPAVGTGLLNGITRQFILALADRMQMPVREGMFGKEQLLNAHEVFFTNSVQEIIPVNRIDSVNFPGRNGEYSRLLHDQYSKYTGQLNSIEEL; this is translated from the coding sequence ATGTACTTATATCTTAATGGAGAAATCGTTCATGCATCAGAGGCGGTCATTTCCCCATTCGATCACGGGTATTTATATGGATTGGGCGTGTTTGAGACCTTTCGGACGTATGAGGGTCATCCTTTTTTGCTAAAGGATCATTTGAAGAGGCTTTCTCATGGATTAAAGGAATTGAATATTGCAGCAGACCTGGATGAAGAGAAGATCAGGAATGCAATAACAACCCTTTTAGATAAAAATGGCTTGAAGGATGCATATTGCCGGTTCAACATCTCCGGTGGGGCTGGGGAGATAGGTTTACAAACGACCCCTTATGAGGATGCGACGGTGATCCTTTTTCAAAAGGAATTGCCTCCTTCTCTGCCATTAAAAGAAAAAGAAGGTGTGCTGCTTCAGTTAAGAAGAAACACACCGGAGACAGGGGAACGTTTGAAATCCCATCATTACCTGAACAATATGGCGGCAAAACGGGAAATTGGACCATCTCCTCACCGGGAAGGGATATTCCTTACAAAGGAAGGCTATCTGTGTGAAGGGATAACCTCCAATCTTTTCTGGGTAAAAAATGCAGAATTGTATACACCAGCTGTAGGGACCGGGCTCTTAAACGGGATAACGCGTCAGTTCATCCTTGCCCTGGCGGATCGAATGCAGATGCCGGTCCGGGAAGGGATGTTCGGGAAAGAGCAATTACTGAATGCCCATGAGGTTTTCTTTACGAATTCTGTGCAAGAGATCATACCGGTAAACAGAATCGACTCTGTGAATTTCCCCGGCCGAAATGGAGAGTATTCAAGGTTGCTTCATGATCAGTACAGCAAGTATACAGGACAGTTGAATTCAATTGAGGAATTATAG
- the folP gene encoding dihydropteroate synthase, translating into MKCGKYELNFSEKTLIMGILNITPDSFSDGGSFNELDRAVERAKEMVEMGADIIDIGGESTRPGHQIVAAEEEISRVVPIIEAISREVNVPISIDTYKAATARKALEAGASIINDVWGAKKDPEMAQVAAETGAPIILMHNRDNQDYSHFVRDALQDLQESIFLVKEAGVKDDQIILDPGIGFAKTVQLNIEMMRHLDVLVSLGYPVLLGTSRKSIIGHVLDLPVEERMEGTGATVCYGIQKGCHIVRVHDVKEMARMAKMMDALVGKEKMYG; encoded by the coding sequence ATGAAATGCGGGAAATACGAACTTAATTTTTCAGAGAAAACCCTTATTATGGGGATTTTAAATATCACACCTGATTCATTCTCGGACGGTGGTTCGTTCAATGAATTGGACCGGGCTGTAGAGCGTGCGAAAGAAATGGTAGAGATGGGTGCGGATATTATAGATATAGGGGGAGAGTCCACTCGGCCAGGGCACCAAATCGTAGCGGCTGAAGAAGAAATTTCTAGGGTCGTGCCGATTATAGAGGCGATCTCCCGGGAAGTGAACGTACCAATATCCATCGACACGTATAAGGCAGCGACGGCACGAAAAGCGCTGGAAGCAGGTGCAAGCATCATTAACGATGTATGGGGCGCGAAAAAGGATCCTGAAATGGCCCAAGTAGCGGCGGAAACGGGAGCCCCGATTATTCTCATGCATAACCGGGATAACCAGGATTACAGCCACTTCGTTCGGGATGCGTTACAAGATCTGCAGGAAAGCATCTTCCTAGTGAAAGAAGCAGGGGTGAAAGACGATCAAATCATCCTGGATCCTGGAATCGGGTTTGCAAAAACAGTACAATTAAACATAGAGATGATGAGACACTTGGATGTTCTTGTTTCACTAGGATATCCTGTGCTCCTGGGGACGTCACGGAAGTCTATCATTGGGCATGTTCTTGATCTGCCCGTAGAGGAACGGATGGAAGGCACGGGAGCGACGGTATGCTACGGGATTCAAAAAGGCTGCCACATCGTGAGGGTTCATGATGTAAAAGAAATGGCACGCATGGCGAAGATGATGGATGCCCTCGTTGGAAAGGAGAAAATGTATGGATAA
- the folB gene encoding dihydroneopterin aldolase, translating to MDKILLNEMEFYGYHGVFQEENKLGQRFRVSVELHLDLRKSGQSDQLEDSVNYAEIYSITKTVVEGEPKNLVEAVAEDISSRILEAFQVVESCKITLIKPDPPIPGHYQSVAVEINRSR from the coding sequence ATGGATAAGATCCTATTGAACGAAATGGAGTTCTACGGCTATCATGGTGTGTTTCAAGAAGAGAACAAACTTGGACAACGTTTTCGTGTTAGTGTAGAGTTGCATTTAGATTTAAGGAAGTCCGGTCAAAGTGATCAGCTTGAGGACTCCGTAAACTATGCGGAGATCTATTCTATCACGAAAACTGTAGTTGAGGGAGAACCGAAGAATTTAGTGGAAGCGGTCGCTGAAGACATCTCTTCCCGGATCTTAGAAGCATTCCAAGTCGTAGAGAGCTGTAAAATAACACTAATCAAGCCTGATCCACCTATTCCTGGACATTACCAATCGGTGGCGGTGGAGATTAATAGGAGTCGATAG
- the folK gene encoding 2-amino-4-hydroxy-6-hydroxymethyldihydropteridine diphosphokinase, with protein sequence MNTAYISLGSNMGDRAGYLEKAINILGSHGKIEVTKQSSMYETDPVGFTEQGKFLNMVIGIRTSLSPETLLHQCLQVEIDLGREREFKWGPRIIDLDILLYDQENIESENLLIPHPRMQERAFVLIPLVEVAPHIEHPSFNAPFVEFLDEIPDKEGVRLWKQINGEDAFVHSES encoded by the coding sequence ATGAATACTGCATACATTTCCCTTGGTTCCAATATGGGAGACAGGGCGGGTTATTTAGAAAAAGCCATAAACATCTTAGGCAGTCATGGTAAGATAGAGGTAACGAAACAATCCTCTATGTATGAAACAGACCCAGTAGGATTTACAGAACAAGGTAAATTTTTGAATATGGTCATCGGAATTCGTACCAGTCTAAGTCCAGAAACTCTATTACATCAGTGCTTGCAGGTGGAAATCGACCTTGGAAGAGAAAGGGAGTTCAAATGGGGTCCTCGAATAATAGACCTTGATATTTTACTCTATGATCAAGAAAATATTGAATCAGAGAATCTCCTCATTCCTCACCCAAGGATGCAAGAAAGAGCATTTGTGTTAATCCCGTTAGTAGAGGTTGCTCCACATATAGAGCATCCGTCTTTTAATGCCCCGTTCGTTGAATTTCTGGACGAAATACCTGACAAAGAAGGAGTTCGGTTATGGAAACAGATAAATGGGGAAGACGCATTCGTGCATTCAGAAAGTTAA
- a CDS encoding helix-turn-helix transcriptional regulator: METDKWGRRIRAFRKLKGYTQEGLAKELSISVSVLGEVERGSRIPKEDFLVNVAEVLNIPIHELIPHEESERSE, encoded by the coding sequence ATGGAAACAGATAAATGGGGAAGACGCATTCGTGCATTCAGAAAGTTAAAAGGGTATACTCAGGAAGGTTTGGCCAAGGAACTTTCCATCTCTGTTTCGGTCCTTGGAGAAGTGGAAAGAGGCAGTCGGATACCGAAAGAAGATTTCTTAGTGAATGTTGCAGAAGTGTTGAACATACCAATACATGAGCTGATCCCTCATGAAGAATCTGAACGTAGTGAGTGA